From Primulina huaijiensis isolate GDHJ02 unplaced genomic scaffold, ASM1229523v2 scaffold32015, whole genome shotgun sequence:
ttttatttttttcgtaTGATCAGGATGGAAGAATATGGAAGGAGCGAGTATCTTCTAGTGTCCAGAGGAGGACTGATCTACCGGTTATGCAGGAACCACCTCCAACTGAATCCAAGACTCACACGACTAAATCCCGCGCCCCATCAAACCGGCTTATTCTGCCATCTATCAGCGCCCCGGAACGCAACATCATAAAATTGCTTGAAGAGTGTAATGCATCTGGAGTATAGAAAGTTACAAATCTAATAATAACTCTCTCAATCGGGCAAGTGCCATCAGTGTAACTTGTATGTATCTTgtcattttttcttaaaattatttgTAATGTCTAAACTTTCAACCATTACAAGCTTAATACTTCAACCTCATCTCAAGTTGTTATAAGCATTTTCATTGAGTaataacacaaaataaaatcGAGTGAATAAATAATTGTCCTGTTGAATCGTTGGTAATGAATGGTATATCGCTAATTATCCGAGTTTAATCCAATACAAAATGGTATAAAAAGaactattataattttttaaaaattggcgCATGTGTACTTGCACGTAGTTAAATGAGTATGTCTTCTTCAGACGAATCGATTCGGTcaatattttcattgaaaaataatatttttgatcataaaaataaatatatatctatCAGACTATTACTATATTAAAGTTGATGCATAATAAAGATAAAATTAGTAGGTTGATATCGCTTTGTTAATTGTAAAGTCACCCCTCTTCATTTTGGTAATTATCATTTAGTCTATTGTTAATTTTCACAATTACCCTTTTGACAATTATAAGTATCTATCATTTTTAACGATTTCAGTAATTATGATTTTGAGGAattatcttgtgagacgatctcacatatatttatttgtgaaacagatcaatcatgtccatatttacaataaaaagtaatatttttggtacaaaaattaatatttttttatgggtgACCCAAATAGAATATTCGTCCCACCAAACTgattcgtgaaatcgtctcacatgagtttttgtgtatgATGTTAACCCTTTCTCAATTTTAACAATGCCCTCTTTGGAACTTTTACGAATTATCATATTGCCTATTCTATAATAGTTACATAATTGAACTAATTcaagaaaaatgaataaatgGGAGAGTGGAATGCATCCACTTGCGAGTAGGTATTTGATGAACTAGAGAAATCAAAGTTGTCTACAcatcaggaaaaaaaaattaaaacacctTGGTCTATCATAttaaaattctacaaaaattttttttatggaatatataaaaatttaaattgaatatttctAGACTTCTAAACTCcacaaaaatcattaaaagttCAGAActaacacactcttaaaatatCTTGGTCGATCATTCAGCTACATTAtatgtgaaaaataaaatagcaCATGATTTTGGgctaaaatattatatgttaaatacgAAAAAGTAAAACTTGGTTGTTGACCAAACAACACTTGAACAGCAGAATATGGCCATATGAGGCTAATATATGGAATCCTTATCAGATGAGTCCGATGTCCAAACAACACGAATAATTGAATGTTCACTACAGCCAGAAATGTGAGGCCAAGTGACCAAGAGCTAGGGGAGCCAATCTTCATTAACAAATTTATCGGTAACCAGGCTGCTGCTGAACACTTGCGGGATTCTTTCACCTGCAGTTGCTCCAACACTGCATAATCCAGAATGGGTAACACCAAGGAAAATGATATTACATGCATGGTGGTTGTATTAACTACCTGCTGAGCCAACAATGTGCACAGTAGTTGAGTATTTTCTCATGCTGAGCCTTTCCGTTTGCACACAAAGAATCTTGTATCCTGATACACAAAAAGGCTTTTGCTTTGATAAGTGATAATCACGTGTCACTTGTTATttcaatacacacacacatttgaCATTTGTATGTATACAAAAAAATGATCACCTATAATAGCAGATCTCTCCATTGACCATCAACTAGAGAGAAAATGTTGACTTTGGGGACGTGTGCAAGCTTCCATTCCTCCCCAGCCTCTAGTTTTTGTCGAACAAGTGTATCTATGAATTCCAATGAAAGATCGCCTAGTTCCATGTACTGAAGATTACTCAAATGCTCGATGCCCGATGGCAACTCCCCCATTAGATTGCAATGCCAGATAGATAGCGTTTCCAGGTAAGGCATGGAACCCCTCTCTATTTCTATCCATCTCAATCCTCTTAGTTTGGATAGCCACAATCTTTTGAGACTCTGAAATCCTCTGCCAACGAAACTTAATCTCTCGCCTTCATAAGCAAAATTATACAGTTTTAGGGATACTAGATTTGGCAAAACTCCAAGGTGTTGTAATAGATCCTCTCTCAATCTGCTCCACCCGAGTTGCACTTCAGTGAGCCCATGAAGAAAATGCATCCACTGTGGTAACTTCTCCAAACGTCCATGAAGCACAACTTTACGAAGAACTGAGAATGTTAAAGGAGGCACATAGTGATCCAAATCCATCACCTCTCCCTCATCAACTGCAAAAATGCATAAAGATCGTAGGTTGATAAGCTTTGCTAGAGAAGAGCTAAGATCCTTCCCATCTTctctttttaactttttaatgCATAATCTCCGAAGTTGAGTTAGCCTCCCTATTTCTCGCACTATTTTAATTCCATCAATTTCATCTGCATCTATGTAACACAGCTTTTGTAAGGCAGTCAGGCAGCTTCCTATCTCGTATGGAGCCTTAAAGCTTTGTGGATGGCCAGAGGAAAACATATCACGTGCACTTATATATGAGTACACTAAGAGATGCCTAAGTTTGCGGAGCTTCAGAATTTGAATTGGCAATTCGGTCACTCTGCACTGCTTGAGGTCTAATGTCTCTAAATTTTGAAGATTTCCAATTGATTTGGGAATGATTTTGATATTTGTCCTCCTTAGGCTAAGGTACTTGAGGTAATAGAGTTTGAAAACTTCACTGGGGATTTTATCCAATGGAGCTCCTCTTAGATCTAATACTTTTAGTAACCTACACCCACCTTGCAGAACCCTGTGTAAAATCTGTACTGATTCTGAATCTTCAAACTCAAACCAGAAAAGAGAGACAAGATATTTAACATTGAAGGATTCTTGTGCATTGGTAAAAGCAGAATGAATCGCCATACGTCTAATCTtattaggccacattgtttttTCTCCACTGGCTGGTAAAAAAATATTGCGTTCTCTTGACTTTGAAATGATGTATTCCCGTAGGATGTCATGGATACGAAACTTTCTAGGCCTACCATCCTCGTATGTGTCCGCTACTTGGATAAGACTTCTGCTAACAAGTTCATTAAGATAGGCCTCCGCCATTTCTTCCTCCGTCTTCCCTTGTTTTAACTCCATAAATCCTTCTGCTATCCACAGCCTGATCATCCTCCACTTCTCAAGTAactcaaattctagaaaaatgCTCATGTATAAGATGTAAGCTTTCAGATAGTGTGGTAAGTCATAATAACTGAGATAGAGTAATTTCACCATCCGCTTCATACTGTCTCCTTCTAATTCAAGACCAATGTTACGTTCAAACATTTTCCATTCTTCGGGAATTTGTTTCTTGGTAGCTAAGAGGCCACCAATTACAACAATTGCAAGTGGCAACCCCTCGCATCTCTTTAAGATACATGCAGAAACTTCTTTTAAATGAGGAGGACATGATTTTCCTGGAAACGCTTTTTTATAAAACAATTCTTCTGATTCTTCAGCATCGAAAGGCTCTAAATTGTACAAATGGCCGTTGGTCTCACTGCAAGCAGCATTTCCTATGCTGTTAAAGCGTGTGGTGATGATAATGAAGCCAAGAGCACCGAGTCTTGGAAATGCATATCTGATGGATTCCCATGCACCTATTTTCCAAACATCATCAAGGAcaattatatatgttttaagctggagaaaattataaataaattctttcatttcatcaacATTCTTTGCTTCCAGGTCATGAGGTGGTTGTTGCTTCACTTCATAAACAAGCTGCTTAATTATGCTTTGCAAAAGATGATCTGCTTTGAAAGACTCTGCAATAGTAACCCACACATGGCTATCGAAGTTCGCCTTCACCGATGCATCATCATAGACCTTTTTAACAAGGGTAGTTTTACCCAATCCGCCCATGCCTACTACTGAAATGACTTTAAGCCCGTTTTCAGTCGGCAAAAGCCACTCTAGCAGTTGCCTCTTTGGCTTTTCAATACCCACAATATCTGAATCTTCCAATAGAAGAGCATCCCCCCGACTGTCATACCATTCATTGCTCATAAAGGAAGAGCTTGATCCATCCATGAAAGCATGTGTGTCTTTGAACCTCTGTTGACTCTTGGAAACATTTTGTAATCTCAACTTGATTGTTTGGATTTCAGAAGCAATTCGCCTACGGGCTTTTAAATTTCTTACTGAtgcacataaattttttttgatgcACCCACCGAATTCATTTGAACCATGACGAGGATAAGCAAATCGGAGCATGTACTCTTGAAGAATATCTTCAATGTCGTAAGTGATTTTACGTACTTGATTAACCCATGCTTTGAGTTGGGGATCACTTTCTTCTTTTGAATCAGCTACTCTAAGGAATGCTGTCATGTGTTCCAATTCACCTCGAATATACTCTACTTCCTCTCCAACCCCTCCTAGTAATTCCTTCTCATGTTGGAGAAAGAGAGACAATTGATTGAGGAGAAAAGATACAGCACTGTCAGCCATTTTTGCCTGCTCTCGACTTCTTACATTTACGATGCACTGATCCTTGTGTTTCCTGCAAGGTCGAAAGGATGTAAGGAAATATTCTCAACCAcaccataaaatttaaattatgtgaATCCACAGTCCTAATGATAGCCCCAATACCCGAGCTCTAATTGATCTTGACTCAAGCTCTCAAAGCCAGCACCAATCTAGCTTGCGCTCAAGATTGTATaatgttggggaattacaccaaagccgaagcgatgccgatcacgattataatatagtacccaaaaattgcggaataaaataaccaacaagaacacaaagatttacgtggttcacccaatataggcactgcaacttttataactggaagaaatattactataagtgtatacaccaatacactcaatatttctcacactcccaactcgagtataccgagaaaataatttctctaactcacacaagagaattcctgcactcaagaaaaaaatacactctttttttctatgcactctctttttatcaaaactaaaaagcttttgattttgggatacaataactgaaagaATAGagttctatttataactaattccctcatTCAACTTTATCAAAAAATCGATGTGGGATATCAATattctgaattttttatttagcgTGGGCCACATTTctcacctaacaattctcccacttgaagacttgatttcaattaCGTCTTCACATCAAcattgcagcagctcatatctCCTCATTTATTcttgcagtccaactgaagttgaacacaacttcagtttgtcagtggttaccgtcttcgtgagcatatcggctggatttttaTTTCCAGCAATCTTCTCCAGCACcaagactccatcttccagcaccGATCTGATAaaatggtacctaacctgtatatgctttgtcctagcatgataaacagaattttttgctaaatgaatagcactctgactgtcacagtataatgtgctatcttcaagcttctgacccaattcctccagaaaggATCTCAACCATATCTTATCCTTACTAGCTTCCgtaactgcaacatactcagcttcagtagtcgaaagcgtaacaatcttttgcagcttagacacccatatcggcatcgacaaaaccttgtaagccaaattttgatctcttgaagcataaagaacaactagcagtacctttcaaatgcctgagaatccacttaactgcttcccagtgttgctttcctggattactcataaacctgctcacaactcccactgcatgtgctatgtctggtcttgtacacaccattgcatacatgaggcttccgacggcagaagcataaggaaccttattcatataagcATGCTCCTGCTTcgtcgatggtgattgtgctttggttagtttgaaatgactagccaaaggagtactcacagatttagcttcatccatattaaatctgctaaccacctttttcacgtactcttcttgagataacttcaagaatccattcacccggtctctaaagatcctcattccaaggatttgctttgcaatacccaaatccttcatggcaaattcctttgataactctttctcgagtttatcaatctcctccagacaagttcatgctatcaacatatcatctacatatatcagtagtatgatataataaccatcaagcttcacataacaacagtgatcagtctgatacctcagaaaaccatcattattcattacaccatcaaacttcttgtaccactgtcttgcttGTTTGAGActatacaagctcttctgaagtttgcacaccattttctctccccctcgtacttcaaatccctgtgattgattcatttcttcatctaaCTTTCCATGAAGAAACCTCGTCTTTACATCTAACTGttccagatgtaaatcttcttttaccatcaatccaagtacacTCCTGATAGTCgttaactttaccaccagagagaaaatatcagtgtaaccaatgacttctttttcaccttttacaacaaatatttatttgtaccgcttgctaccgtcatgttctaaccggcactcccacttgctatgtaaaacttttttaccttcaggaagttctgacaactcccacatgtgattggatgacagtgaatccatcacatcttccatggctaactcccactgtttaaaAGTCTCATAAACATtcgatttatttttcacaaaataaacccaaaatttcctgcTCGAATCGTCAACAGTAGTGTCATAATATCGTGAGTGAtttccaagggatgtcacaggagatggtccacatacatcagtatgtaccagctccaaatccgctgatttcggttctctaacctcttttgaaaagatcacctttttctgctttccaaaaaatacagcttcacacagcttgtattcaacgatctttaattccggtagctttccgtttgaaacaagcatcttcattcccttcttactcgtatccccaagcctactatgccatagacataaattagctccagcatccacagccgctaatttatttctcaaactggaagtcatataaagtgttccagttttctttcctcgagcaacaatcatggctccttttTTTACTTTCCAagaaccatcaccaaaggtcaccttacgaccttcgtcgtcaagctgtcctactgaaatcagattgtgtGTCAACTCTGGTACATGctttactttgttgattttccagacagatccatttgtcatcttcatccggatatcacccataccaaTTATTTTcaaaggttttccatcagccaggaaaacttttccgtaatctcccgcaatgtaattatcgaatacatcacgattactaggggtatgaaacgaagctccctagtccataacccaagaatcaacagagctttccatggataatagcagagcatcatgtacttcctcagtgacagtattggcattattcttcgttgttctgcagttctttttcaggtgaccagtctcaccacagctccagcacttcacattcttttcaaagttgcttttgtcttttccatttcttgactttgggtctaccatgccattggttaaaactcttttcgccactcctgccccttcctctattctcgagagttagagcagaacttgatgatgttccttcaccaGAATCCATCTTGCGAACTTCTTCggcaagaatttgatctctgacatcattgaattgtagctttctttttccaacagagttactaaccgctgcccgcattggttcccaattgtctggtaaagacgccaaaagaataaatgcccgaatctcatcatcaaatttaatttcaaccgatgtcagctgtgaaacaatcgtgtttaattcattgatatgtttagccaccgatgcatcttctctcatcttcaagttaaataactttttcatgagatgtactttattatttgccgatggcttttcgtacatgttcgacaaaatggacatcatctcctccgttgtttttgcctTTGCCACGTTATGTGTCACGTTCTTCGTTAGGGTAACACTTATTGGTCAAGAAGCTTCTAGTCATCATCCTCTATCTTTTCCGGCTTCTTTctagatagaggttgatgcaacttcttgctatacaaataatcTATTATATGTAACCGTCAGAacgtaaaatctgtaccgtcgaacttgttgatactTGGtaccgatccatcatctccagCCATcgcttctctagccttagcaaaaaatctagaaaatcttttctgatgtggaagatcagacaaagctgcaaccatagagcatactcagaattcttaagaattttcacaacaaagctctgataccagttgttgcggaattacaccgaagccgaagcgatgccgaccacgatgataatataataaacaaaaattgcggaataaaataaccaacaagaacacaaagatttacgtggttcacccaatataggctacgtccacggagcactgcaacttttataactggaagaaatattacaacaagtgtatacaccaatacactcaatatttctcacactcccaacccgagtataccgagaaaataatttctctaactcacacaagagaattcatgcactcaagaaaaaaatacactcttttttttatatgcactctctttttatcaaagctaaaaatattttgattttgggatacaataactgaaagaattgagctctatttataactaattctctcATTCAACTTTATCAAAAAATCGATGTGGGATATCAATattctgaattttttatttagcatGAGCCCCATTTCTCACCTAACATATACATTCTAAAACGACATTccattataataaataaaaaaaacatgtaatttATGCAAAGATTTAACGGTAAAGTAGTAGATaaacaatattaaaattatatatagctCGAGTTCCACTTCCAGTAGCGTGACTAGTAACAGAAACTGAGTAAAAACCACTCAAACTCGACTCCCCTACGATCGATCACATATAAATAAATCAGACTATATATTAATTTACTGAGATACGTGTAGGCCACCCACTAACGTTTTGTATCAAATGATCAAGTGAGAAGACTTACCTGGATTAATTGTCAGGTGCATCGCTGCTTATTATAAACTTGTTCATTGACTTCTTCTGCGAGAAATCGAAATCAAAGTATAAAAATATGAGACAGATGGATTTGGAGAGGAAAGAGCAGATATATCATtactattataattttaaaaaaaaaaaaaaaaacttaccaGCTGGCCTATGTAATTAAGTGGAAATCGCATAATAGAGATAGATAGCCGATCTGCATAGGCAAGTTTTGCAGCGGATCATCGACTTctatttatgtatatatatcctTCAAATGTCTTGGTCAATATTATTTACAGATATAATAATATAAGCTGGAATTTCATAGGCTCTAGCGAGTAATGGCTAGCCgggttttttattataaattgaaaaaaattaaacaaaatacatatttttaaaagaaatataataAAGTACAATATGATACCCGACTTTTGGGAAAGAGTATTTCATCCGATGAATCTGAACCACTCATTCAGCATATCGGCCCAtgtcaaatcaaatcatttattttgatcaattttttttttaaaaaaaataacatcttcacgtgtatttcaaatacatttgaTGAGTAAAATAAATCTGAAgagatcatttttttaaaaaaaataattgatcgAAGTTATTTAACCAATTTTCTCGTGTAATAGCATAGcaacatttaatttatttaaaaaaaaagatttaagcCTTCAGAAAGGTGACACCATTTTAATGCGTAAATCTTTGTTGCAAAATTTGTTTtctcttcttcatcttcttcatgTACGGAATTCGTCCATTTTTTCTCCATGGGGtttcatattttctttcaattatTATTCCACCAAATAAGAAACAATTTTGTGATGCTTATTAAattttaggtataaaaatgtttataaaatattGCAAACTAAAGATATTATAGCAGATTTTAAAGTTGATAAATAAGTAAGAATTCATGATGtaaatctttttcttttgttatatatcattatataattaagctaaacttataataattttttaccataataaaaattatataacaaCATCACaatatagagtaggtctcttgtgggacggtctcatgaatctttatatgtgagacgagtcaatcctaccgatattcaaaataaaaagtaatactcttaattagcataaaaagtaatactttttcatgaattacccaaataagagatccgtctcacaaaatacgacccgtgagaccgtctcacacaagtgtTTGCCcacaatatattaaaatttataatcaaaatttttaaatataaatttatgttgaatgtttttaaaatattaattgatttttaattataaatatgatttgaaataaatactaagttaatataatatatcataatataataaGATTCATAATTAATACTTTGTTCCAAATATAAATGTGACATTTTTTTATCCGTTCTAAATATAtagtacaatttttatatttagcaCTATCTTATCTATTCTTATCAAGCTATCCGGTCAATAAAGACATGAACTATTTCAAACAAATTGTTTTTACTCTATTAGaacatttattaaataaatataaaattggatattttcctaaaatttacatttctaataaatttattaatcttgTGAAAAACACGTAAACCTAAATATATGAGACGGAAGGAATATACATATAAAAGAATTTCTAATTacaaactaaatatataaaattttatactgCACTTTTTCATTAATCATACTGAATATAatactttttttgtttttaaatgttatagtagaaatttttttattcataatttgAATGATTCAATAAATCcctaaaaaaatgttttatataattgaaaaataaaattcccCACCACGCTTTCAAGGAGTCGGGTTCACATTGGCATGTTTCATTCTGCTTGTTTAATTTCTtagaaatttataatatttatttaaaaaaccaGTGGCATGTTTCGTTCTGCTTAGAAAAACAAAGACAACTATTCTTGCTCCAATCACAACATAgatgacataaaaaatattttggtataaaataataatagagTGGATTACGTTAGAACataataaaacaataattatCAAGCAATATAAAGTAATTTGATACACGAACTAATGATAAATAGATAAATCGATATCTGAACTattgtaaataatttaattggtaCATGATCCAACTAAAAAATCGATTTACTCTTAACTTAAATTGCTTTTAAGTCCAATTGCCCCTGCCCTGTATATTTGTTTTTGTTATAAATCAAGCCAAACAGAACAGCGAATCATAAAGAAAACGAGCATCTCAAAGCTTGCATTAGTCTCGTTTTGCTGACTATAATAAGATTTTTACCCTTCATCTTTGTGAAGAAACTTCCTTTCTTTTTctctgattcagtttggatgaAACATCTGGTGAAATGGGCTGCGCTGGTTTGAAATGAATAAGTTTTAAGCAGAATATAAAGAAAAACGAGGGTAAATCTTTGCTTGTGAATGGGACAGCACTGGTTTGAAGTGCTTGAAGGAAGTTTGAATCCGTGACCATGTCAGGCTGGGTTAGAGTGGTTTTTTCGACAGCCATGTTCGTAACTTGCTTCAAGAATTCCTCCTCCATGAAAGCTACATCATTCTTGAGTTCAGAAACGAATTATCTTGAAAGGAAATTCAGTGCAACTTAATAAAGATATTTCCATTCCCTTCAAGGCTGTTTCAAGATTTCCATATATTTAGAGATTCACAACTTGTTGATTTGCTTTTTCTCGTCTCCGATGTTCGATGTTTAGCAGTACATGTAATATTTCTATAATCAACTCAAATCAAAATACGCTTGGCGGCCATAGACTGATTCCTCGACTGATTGATTACATAATACCCAAAGGTGCACGTACCACAACAACATATATTATCGCAATCAAGAGACCTGGGTgcaaaaaatatacataaataaaatatttatgattgaAGTTTATTGATCTCATCTCAGTTTCATCACTATCTATACATAAATcccagattttttttttctcaagagACACATCATCTTACTCATGCGGGATAAATGGCGTGCTGCTCACTTCTGTGGTACTGTAAAACGAGTCTTCTCCACCCCCGTAATAGTTATCTTCTTTCTCATCATCCCATCTAATGACTTCTCTTATATACTTGAAAGCTTCATCCACTGTGGGTCGGTCTCTCGCCCTTGATTGCCAAACAAAGAGCTTTCGTCCGGTAAGGGTTGCGTAAAGATCCTTGAATTTCATTGCTATGTAGAAGTAAGCTTGGTGGGCTAGCGACTGATTGCTGTTGTGGGGCCGAACTGGACTAAAGTCGGCGAACCATTCACAGGAGCCAATGGGAGCCCGGTTGATTTTTTCCTCGAAAAGATCGTACTTGTTCAAAATCAAGACAAATGGGGTGTCCTTGAAACATGGATGTTTGATTGTTGTCTCGAAGAGGTCCCGACTTTGAATCATCTTGTTTTGAAGGACGACATTTTTGCTACCATCAATGTCTGGAGAATCACATACTTGATCGTAATCGCTTAGGGACACACAGAAAACTACCACGCTAACGTCTTCAAACATTTCAACCCACTTGCATCCTCCATTCATCCCCCTGGCATTCACTCTAATAAGTTGATACCTGATATCAAATTATTAGGTTAACGTGACGTCGATGATGATTTTTTGTCATTCATACACGTAAAACTTTTACTGGTAAACAGTTGCAACAGGAGACAGCATCA
This genomic window contains:
- the LOC140967999 gene encoding disease resistance protein RPM1-like, with the translated sequence MADSAVSFLLNQLSLFLQHEKELLGGVGEEVEYIRGELEHMTAFLRVADSKEESDPQLKAWVNQVRKITYDIEDILQEYMLRFAYPRHGSNEFGGCIKKNLCASVRNLKARRRIASEIQTIKLRLQNVSKSQQRFKDTHAFMDGSSSSFMSNEWYDSRGDALLLEDSDIVGIEKPKRQLLEWLLPTENGLKVISVVGMGGLGKTTLVKKVYDDASVKANFDSHVWVTIAESFKADHLLQSIIKQLVYEVKQQPPHDLEAKNVDEMKEFIYNFLQLKTYIIVLDDVWKIGAWESIRYAFPRLGALGFIIITTRFNSIGNAACSETNGHLYNLEPFDAEESEELFYKKAFPGKSCPPHLKEVSACILKRCEGLPLAIVVIGGLLATKKQIPEEWKMFERNIGLELEGDSMKRMVKLLYLSYYDLPHYLKAYILYMSIFLEFELLEKWRMIRLWIAEGFMELKQGKTEEEMAEAYLNELVSRSLIQVADTYEDGRPRKFRIHDILREYIISKSRERNIFLPASGEKTMWPNKIRRMAIHSAFTNAQESFNVKYLVSLFWFEFEDSESVQILHRVLQGGCRLLKVLDLRGAPLDKIPSEVFKLYYLKYLSLRRTNIKIIPKSIGNLQNLETLDLKQCRVTELPIQILKLRKLRHLLVYSYISARDMFSSGHPQSFKAPYEIGSCLTALQKLCYIDADEIDGIKIVREIGRLTQLRRLCIKKLKREDGKDLSSSLAKLINLRSLCIFAVDEGEVMDLDHYVPPLTFSVLRKVVLHGRLEKLPQWMHFLHGLTEVQLGWSRLREDLLQHLGVLPNLVSLKLYNFAYEGERLSFVGRGFQSLKRLWLSKLRGLRWIEIERGSMPYLETLSIWHCNLMGELPSGIEHLSNLQYMELGDLSLEFIDTLVRQKLEAGEEWKLAHVPKVNIFSLVDGQWRDLLL